CATCCGTCTGGCCGACTGGTATGGTCTGGCGGGCGTGGTCTGCTCCGATACTTGCGCTGATCCTTGGTCGCCAAAGACTGTGGCGGCAACCATGGGCTCTTTCACCCGCGTGCCCGTGTGGCAGCGCGACCTGCCCGCCTGGCTTGATTCCTTGCCAGCTGAATTACCGCGCTACGGAGCCCATCTCGAAGGCGACAATGTGCACCGCTTGCAGCTGCGCCCCAACGGCGTGCTCATCATGGGCAGCGAGTCGCACGGACCTAGACCGGAAGTGCTGGACCGCCTGACGCAGCGCCTCTTCATTCCCGGCGCTGGTGGGGCGGAAAGCCTGAACGTGGCCGTTTCAGCGGCCATTCTGCTTGATAACTTCCACCGGGAGTTATAGGCTACTTCATGACCTGATAGTTGATAGGTAGCTGATAATGAGTTATTAACGGGGCTTGCAAGCAGCTTTCGGAGCCTCGGTCCGGTCGCGATACTAGCGCAGACTCTAGAGTCTGCGCTGCACAGATACCGGCTTCGAAACCGCTCTAATGACAGGTTTATAACGCGTATACCGTAGCCTCTTAGAGCTATCTTGCGTAGATTGTAGGAGCGCCTATAGCAAGCTTAACCGTAGAAATGGCTTCGCCTACGGGCTGTATATCGATCAGAGGGGGGATGAATAATTTGTGCTGATGGTTTTGCTCGTGAATTCCTCTGCGGAACAATTCTCCTTGATCTAGTTTTAGTTACCTTTTACCTCAATTCTGAGGACGATACGTCCTTGTCTTTGTTTGGCGATTTATAAGTCCCACAATACCCTGCCACCGCTATGAACCCTGAACCTGAACAACCAAACCACGACGAGGCACGGCGAACGTTCCTCAAACAGTCGTCGCTGCTCACGGCCCTAGCTTTCACGCCGGGCTCGGTGTTAAAAGCAGCCGCCGCTGATTTAGATGAATCCATAGCGGCCGCATTCGAAAAGGTGCCCGTGCGCCTCGATATTAACGGCCATAAACACAAGTTATCCATCGAGCCGCGTACCACGCTGCTCGACCTGTTGCGCGAACAGCTTGGCCTAACCGGCACTAAAAAAGGCTGCGACTACGGCCAATGCGGAGCCTGCACCGTGCACATCGATGGCAAGCGTGTGAACTCCTGCCTGACTTTCGCGGTGATGCAGGAAGGCAAAGAAATAACTACAATCGAAGGCCTAGCCGACGGTGACAAACTGCACCCGATGCAGGAAGCCTTCATTAAGCACGACGGCTTTCAGTGCGGCTACTGCACACCCGGCCAAATCATGTCGGCTGTGGCCTGCGTGCGCGAAGGCCACGCCGATTCGGAAGATGAAATTCGAGAGTTTATGAGCGGCAACATTTGCCGGTGCGGCGCCTACTCCAACATTGTGGCGGCTATTCAAGAGGTAAAAGGAGGGGGGCAAAAGGTATGAACCAGTTTCAATACGTACGACCTACCAAGCAGAAGGCGGCTATCGATGCGCTAGCCAAAGACCCTAACGCTAAGATTATTGCGGGCGGCACCAACCTTATCGACCTGATGAAGCGCGGCGTCATGACACCGCTTAAGCTGGTTGATATTAATAAGCTGCCAATCAGCAAAATAGAGCACGAAGGCAATAACCTCCGCATCGGAGCCCTGGCGCTGAACGGCGCGGTGGCTGAAGACAAGCTGGTGCTAGAACGACAGCCGCTGCTCGCCCAGGCGCTCAACGCGGGTGCTTCGGCGCAGCTGCGTAACATGGCCACAGTAGGCGGCAATATGCTGCAACGCACCCGCTGCCATTACTTCTACGACACGGCTTTGCCTTGTAACAAGCGGGAGCCAGGCTCTGGCTGCGGTGCTCTGG
This Hymenobacter sp. GOD-10R DNA region includes the following protein-coding sequences:
- a CDS encoding RNA methyltransferase, whose product is MLSKAQKTRVEQLKQKKYRLRHEAFLVEGGKSVRELLGSALTTEHLFLTPEFAEKIRNEVPRGVPVELVSEDDLTRLGTLTTNTTALAIAQLPQETPLHLAPSKLLLALDQVRDPGNLGTLIRLADWYGLAGVVCSDTCADPWSPKTVAATMGSFTRVPVWQRDLPAWLDSLPAELPRYGAHLEGDNVHRLQLRPNGVLIMGSESHGPRPEVLDRLTQRLFIPGAGGAESLNVAVSAAILLDNFHREL
- a CDS encoding (2Fe-2S)-binding protein, with protein sequence MNPEPEQPNHDEARRTFLKQSSLLTALAFTPGSVLKAAAADLDESIAAAFEKVPVRLDINGHKHKLSIEPRTTLLDLLREQLGLTGTKKGCDYGQCGACTVHIDGKRVNSCLTFAVMQEGKEITTIEGLADGDKLHPMQEAFIKHDGFQCGYCTPGQIMSAVACVREGHADSEDEIREFMSGNICRCGAYSNIVAAIQEVKGGGQKV